A window of the Equus przewalskii isolate Varuska chromosome 10, EquPr2, whole genome shotgun sequence genome harbors these coding sequences:
- the GCGR gene encoding glucagon receptor isoform X2, with protein MPPTWPRRPHLLLLLLLLACQPQAPSAQVMDFLFEKWKLYGDQCLHNLSLLPPPTELVCNRTFDKYSCWPDTPPNTTANISCPWYLPWHHKVQHRLVFKRCGPDGQWVRGPRGQPWRNASQCQMDDEEIEVQKEVAKMYNSFQVMYTVGYSLSLGALLLALAILLGLSKLHCTRNYIHMNLFVSFVLKASSVLVIDTLLETRYSQKIGDDLSVSIWLSDEAVAGCRVAAVFMQYGIVANYCWLLVEGVYLHSLLGLATFPERSFFTLYLSIGWGAPMLFVIPWAVVKCLFENIQCWTSNDNMGFWWILRFPVFLAILINFFIFIRIIHILLAKLRAHQMRYTDYKFRLAKSTLTLIPLLGVHEVVFAFVTDEHAQGTLRSAKLFFDLFLSSFQGLLVAVLYCFLNKEVQSELLRCWHRWRVGKALQEECHMGSHTTAARPAGSTPREKLLLSRGGGSNGASQDPSAETHLAGGLPGLAERPF; from the exons ATGCCCCCTACCTGGCCACgccgcccccacctcctcctgctgctgctgctgctggcctgcCAG ccccaggccccgtCCGCTCAGGTGATGGACTTCCTGTTTGAGAAGTGGAAGCTCTACGGTGACCAGTGTCTCCACAACCTGAGCCTGCTGCCACCTCCCACCG AGCTGGTCTGTAACAGGACCTTCGACAAGTATTCCTGCTGGCCAGACACCCCTCCCAATACCACAGCCAACATCTCCTGCCCCTGGTACCTGCCCTGGCACCACAAAG TGCAGCACCGCCTCGTCTTCAAGAGGTGTGGGCCGGACGGGCAGTGGGTGCGTGGGCCCCGGGGGCAACCGTGGCGAAATGCCTCCCAGTGCCAGATGGACGACGAGGAGATCGAGGTCCAG AAGGAGGTGGCCAAGATGTACAACAGCTTCCAGGTGATGTACACTGTGGGGTACTCCCTCTCCCTCGGGGCCCTGCTCCTGGCCCTGGCCATCCTGCTGGGCCTTAG CAAGCTGCACTGCACCCGAAATTACATCCACATGAACCTGTTTGTGTCCTTCGTGCTCAAGGCCAGCTCTGTGCTGGTCATCGACACGCTGCTCGAGACGCGCTACAGCCAGAAGATCGGCGACGACCTCAGCGTAAGCATCTGGCTGAGTGACGAG GCAGTGGCCGGCTGCCGGGTAGCCGCAGTGTTCATGCAGTATGGCATCGTAGCCAACTACTGCTGGCTGCTGGTGGAGGGTGTGTACCTGCACAGCCTGCTGGGCCTTGCCACTTTCCCGGAGAGGAGCTTCTTCACCCTCTACCTGAGCATTGGCTGGG GTGCCCCCATGCTATTCGTCATCCCCTGGGCAGTGGTCAAGTGTCTATTCGAGAATATCCA GTGCTGGACTAGCAATGACAACATGGGCTTCTGGTGGATCCTGCGCTTCCCTGTCTTCCTGGCCATCCTG ATCAACTTCTTCATCTTTATCCGCATCATTCACATCCTCCTGGCCAAGCTGCGAGCCCACCAGATGCGTTACACTGACTACAAATTCCG GCTAGCCAAGTCCACGCTGACCCTCATCCCCCTGCTGGGGGTCCACGAGGTAGTGTTCGCCTTTGTGACTGACGAGCATGCTCAGGGCACCCTGCGCTCCGCCAAGCTCTTCTTCGACCTCTTTCTCAGCTCCTTCCAG GGCCTGCTGGTGGCTGTTCTCTACTGTTTCCTCAACAAGGAG GTGCAGTCGGAGCTGCTGCGTTGCTGGCATCGCTGGCGCGTGGGTAAGGCCCTGCAGGAGGAGTGCCACATGGGGAGCCACACGACCGCAGCCCGGCCCGCCGGCAGCACCCCCCGCGAGAAGCTACTGCTCTCCAGGGGTGGCGGCAGCAATGGGGCCAGCCAGGACCCCTCAGCAGAGACCCACTTGGCTGGCGGCCTCCCTGGGTTGGCTGAGCGCCCCTTCTGA
- the GCGR gene encoding glucagon receptor isoform X3, whose product MDDEEIEVQKEVAKMYNSFQVMYTVGYSLSLGALLLALAILLGLSKLHCTRNYIHMNLFVSFVLKASSVLVIDTLLETRYSQKIGDDLSVSIWLSDEAVAGCRVAAVFMQYGIVANYCWLLVEGVYLHSLLGLATFPERSFFTLYLSIGWGAPMLFVIPWAVVKCLFENIQCWTSNDNMGFWWILRFPVFLAILINFFIFIRIIHILLAKLRAHQMRYTDYKFRACWWLFSTVSSTRRCSRSCCVAGIAGAWVRPCRRSATWGATRPQPGPPAAPPARSYCSPGVAAAMGPARTPQQRPTWLAASLGWLSAPSDVPWNPSWGWTQVLREGIARKSRTGCPTEAAGVGARQQPHRPRVPQGGGLRGRASSPHTCTVPGSGTECCRGISCSSNACLRVPVCVGVSSIQGNVCPPTIKSSSSGRCAHPGELGCRRGAGWAQGLHVEKEQCGWGLVLVCCLWEAPFYR is encoded by the exons ATGGACGACGAGGAGATCGAGGTCCAG AAGGAGGTGGCCAAGATGTACAACAGCTTCCAGGTGATGTACACTGTGGGGTACTCCCTCTCCCTCGGGGCCCTGCTCCTGGCCCTGGCCATCCTGCTGGGCCTTAG CAAGCTGCACTGCACCCGAAATTACATCCACATGAACCTGTTTGTGTCCTTCGTGCTCAAGGCCAGCTCTGTGCTGGTCATCGACACGCTGCTCGAGACGCGCTACAGCCAGAAGATCGGCGACGACCTCAGCGTAAGCATCTGGCTGAGTGACGAG GCAGTGGCCGGCTGCCGGGTAGCCGCAGTGTTCATGCAGTATGGCATCGTAGCCAACTACTGCTGGCTGCTGGTGGAGGGTGTGTACCTGCACAGCCTGCTGGGCCTTGCCACTTTCCCGGAGAGGAGCTTCTTCACCCTCTACCTGAGCATTGGCTGGG GTGCCCCCATGCTATTCGTCATCCCCTGGGCAGTGGTCAAGTGTCTATTCGAGAATATCCA GTGCTGGACTAGCAATGACAACATGGGCTTCTGGTGGATCCTGCGCTTCCCTGTCTTCCTGGCCATCCTG ATCAACTTCTTCATCTTTATCCGCATCATTCACATCCTCCTGGCCAAGCTGCGAGCCCACCAGATGCGTTACACTGACTACAAATTCCG GGCCTGCTGGTGGCTGTTCTCTACTGTTTCCTCAACAAGGAG GTGCAGTCGGAGCTGCTGCGTTGCTGGCATCGCTGGCGCGTGGGTAAGGCCCTGCAGGAGGAGTGCCACATGGGGAGCCACACGACCGCAGCCCGGCCCGCCGGCAGCACCCCCCGCGAGAAGCTACTGCTCTCCAGGGGTGGCGGCAGCAATGGGGCCAGCCAGGACCCCTCAGCAGAGACCCACTTGGCTGGCGGCCTCCCTGGGTTGGCTGAGCGCCCCTTCTGACGTCCCCTGGAACCCCAGCTGGGGCTGGACTCAGGTGCTGAGAGAGGGCATCGCCAGAAAATCCAGAACCGGATGCCCGACGGAGGCGGCAGGGGTGGGAGCCAGACAGCAGCCCCATCGTCCCCGTGTCCCCCAGGGTGGTGGTCTGAGGGGCAgggcctcctctccccacacctgcaCTGTGCCGGGGTCGGGGACAGAGTGTTGTAGGGGTATAAGCTGTTCTTCAAATGCATGCCTGCGTGTCCCCGTGTGTGTTGGTGTGTCCAGTATTCAAGGAAATGTGTGTCCTCCAACAATAAAGAGCTCAAGTAGTGGCCGCTGTGCACACCCTGGAGAGCTGGGCTGCAGGAGAGGGgcaggctgggcccagggcctCCATGTAGAAAAAGAGCAGTGTGGCTGGGGCCTCGTGCTGGTGTGCTGCCTCTGGGAggcccccttttacagatga
- the GCGR gene encoding glucagon receptor isoform X4 codes for MPPSARWTTRRSRSSKLHCTRNYIHMNLFVSFVLKASSVLVIDTLLETRYSQKIGDDLSVSIWLSDEAVAGCRVAAVFMQYGIVANYCWLLVEGVYLHSLLGLATFPERSFFTLYLSIGWGAPMLFVIPWAVVKCLFENIQCWTSNDNMGFWWILRFPVFLAILINFFIFIRIIHILLAKLRAHQMRYTDYKFRACWWLFSTVSSTRRCSRSCCVAGIAGAWVRPCRRSATWGATRPQPGPPAAPPARSYCSPGVAAAMGPARTPQQRPTWLAASLGWLSAPSDVPWNPSWGWTQVLREGIARKSRTGCPTEAAGVGARQQPHRPRVPQGGGLRGRASSPHTCTVPGSGTECCRGISCSSNACLRVPVCVGVSSIQGNVCPPTIKSSSSGRCAHPGELGCRRGAGWAQGLHVEKEQCGWGLVLVCCLWEAPFYR; via the exons ATGCCTCCCAGTGCCAGATGGACGACGAGGAGATCGAGGTCCAG CAAGCTGCACTGCACCCGAAATTACATCCACATGAACCTGTTTGTGTCCTTCGTGCTCAAGGCCAGCTCTGTGCTGGTCATCGACACGCTGCTCGAGACGCGCTACAGCCAGAAGATCGGCGACGACCTCAGCGTAAGCATCTGGCTGAGTGACGAG GCAGTGGCCGGCTGCCGGGTAGCCGCAGTGTTCATGCAGTATGGCATCGTAGCCAACTACTGCTGGCTGCTGGTGGAGGGTGTGTACCTGCACAGCCTGCTGGGCCTTGCCACTTTCCCGGAGAGGAGCTTCTTCACCCTCTACCTGAGCATTGGCTGGG GTGCCCCCATGCTATTCGTCATCCCCTGGGCAGTGGTCAAGTGTCTATTCGAGAATATCCA GTGCTGGACTAGCAATGACAACATGGGCTTCTGGTGGATCCTGCGCTTCCCTGTCTTCCTGGCCATCCTG ATCAACTTCTTCATCTTTATCCGCATCATTCACATCCTCCTGGCCAAGCTGCGAGCCCACCAGATGCGTTACACTGACTACAAATTCCG GGCCTGCTGGTGGCTGTTCTCTACTGTTTCCTCAACAAGGAG GTGCAGTCGGAGCTGCTGCGTTGCTGGCATCGCTGGCGCGTGGGTAAGGCCCTGCAGGAGGAGTGCCACATGGGGAGCCACACGACCGCAGCCCGGCCCGCCGGCAGCACCCCCCGCGAGAAGCTACTGCTCTCCAGGGGTGGCGGCAGCAATGGGGCCAGCCAGGACCCCTCAGCAGAGACCCACTTGGCTGGCGGCCTCCCTGGGTTGGCTGAGCGCCCCTTCTGACGTCCCCTGGAACCCCAGCTGGGGCTGGACTCAGGTGCTGAGAGAGGGCATCGCCAGAAAATCCAGAACCGGATGCCCGACGGAGGCGGCAGGGGTGGGAGCCAGACAGCAGCCCCATCGTCCCCGTGTCCCCCAGGGTGGTGGTCTGAGGGGCAgggcctcctctccccacacctgcaCTGTGCCGGGGTCGGGGACAGAGTGTTGTAGGGGTATAAGCTGTTCTTCAAATGCATGCCTGCGTGTCCCCGTGTGTGTTGGTGTGTCCAGTATTCAAGGAAATGTGTGTCCTCCAACAATAAAGAGCTCAAGTAGTGGCCGCTGTGCACACCCTGGAGAGCTGGGCTGCAGGAGAGGGgcaggctgggcccagggcctCCATGTAGAAAAAGAGCAGTGTGGCTGGGGCCTCGTGCTGGTGTGCTGCCTCTGGGAggcccccttttacagatga
- the GCGR gene encoding glucagon receptor isoform X1 → MPPTWPRRPHLLLLLLLLACQPQAPSAQVMDFLFEKWKLYGDQCLHNLSLLPPPTELVCNRTFDKYSCWPDTPPNTTANISCPWYLPWHHKVQHRLVFKRCGPDGQWVRGPRGQPWRNASQCQMDDEEIEVQKEVAKMYNSFQVMYTVGYSLSLGALLLALAILLGLSKLHCTRNYIHMNLFVSFVLKASSVLVIDTLLETRYSQKIGDDLSVSIWLSDEAVAGCRVAAVFMQYGIVANYCWLLVEGVYLHSLLGLATFPERSFFTLYLSIGWGAPMLFVIPWAVVKCLFENIQCWTSNDNMGFWWILRFPVFLAILINFFIFIRIIHILLAKLRAHQMRYTDYKFRACWWLFSTVSSTRRCSRSCCVAGIAGAWVRPCRRSATWGATRPQPGPPAAPPARSYCSPGVAAAMGPARTPQQRPTWLAASLGWLSAPSDVPWNPSWGWTQVLREGIARKSRTGCPTEAAGVGARQQPHRPRVPQGGGLRGRASSPHTCTVPGSGTECCRGISCSSNACLRVPVCVGVSSIQGNVCPPTIKSSSSGRCAHPGELGCRRGAGWAQGLHVEKEQCGWGLVLVCCLWEAPFYR, encoded by the exons ATGCCCCCTACCTGGCCACgccgcccccacctcctcctgctgctgctgctgctggcctgcCAG ccccaggccccgtCCGCTCAGGTGATGGACTTCCTGTTTGAGAAGTGGAAGCTCTACGGTGACCAGTGTCTCCACAACCTGAGCCTGCTGCCACCTCCCACCG AGCTGGTCTGTAACAGGACCTTCGACAAGTATTCCTGCTGGCCAGACACCCCTCCCAATACCACAGCCAACATCTCCTGCCCCTGGTACCTGCCCTGGCACCACAAAG TGCAGCACCGCCTCGTCTTCAAGAGGTGTGGGCCGGACGGGCAGTGGGTGCGTGGGCCCCGGGGGCAACCGTGGCGAAATGCCTCCCAGTGCCAGATGGACGACGAGGAGATCGAGGTCCAG AAGGAGGTGGCCAAGATGTACAACAGCTTCCAGGTGATGTACACTGTGGGGTACTCCCTCTCCCTCGGGGCCCTGCTCCTGGCCCTGGCCATCCTGCTGGGCCTTAG CAAGCTGCACTGCACCCGAAATTACATCCACATGAACCTGTTTGTGTCCTTCGTGCTCAAGGCCAGCTCTGTGCTGGTCATCGACACGCTGCTCGAGACGCGCTACAGCCAGAAGATCGGCGACGACCTCAGCGTAAGCATCTGGCTGAGTGACGAG GCAGTGGCCGGCTGCCGGGTAGCCGCAGTGTTCATGCAGTATGGCATCGTAGCCAACTACTGCTGGCTGCTGGTGGAGGGTGTGTACCTGCACAGCCTGCTGGGCCTTGCCACTTTCCCGGAGAGGAGCTTCTTCACCCTCTACCTGAGCATTGGCTGGG GTGCCCCCATGCTATTCGTCATCCCCTGGGCAGTGGTCAAGTGTCTATTCGAGAATATCCA GTGCTGGACTAGCAATGACAACATGGGCTTCTGGTGGATCCTGCGCTTCCCTGTCTTCCTGGCCATCCTG ATCAACTTCTTCATCTTTATCCGCATCATTCACATCCTCCTGGCCAAGCTGCGAGCCCACCAGATGCGTTACACTGACTACAAATTCCG GGCCTGCTGGTGGCTGTTCTCTACTGTTTCCTCAACAAGGAG GTGCAGTCGGAGCTGCTGCGTTGCTGGCATCGCTGGCGCGTGGGTAAGGCCCTGCAGGAGGAGTGCCACATGGGGAGCCACACGACCGCAGCCCGGCCCGCCGGCAGCACCCCCCGCGAGAAGCTACTGCTCTCCAGGGGTGGCGGCAGCAATGGGGCCAGCCAGGACCCCTCAGCAGAGACCCACTTGGCTGGCGGCCTCCCTGGGTTGGCTGAGCGCCCCTTCTGACGTCCCCTGGAACCCCAGCTGGGGCTGGACTCAGGTGCTGAGAGAGGGCATCGCCAGAAAATCCAGAACCGGATGCCCGACGGAGGCGGCAGGGGTGGGAGCCAGACAGCAGCCCCATCGTCCCCGTGTCCCCCAGGGTGGTGGTCTGAGGGGCAgggcctcctctccccacacctgcaCTGTGCCGGGGTCGGGGACAGAGTGTTGTAGGGGTATAAGCTGTTCTTCAAATGCATGCCTGCGTGTCCCCGTGTGTGTTGGTGTGTCCAGTATTCAAGGAAATGTGTGTCCTCCAACAATAAAGAGCTCAAGTAGTGGCCGCTGTGCACACCCTGGAGAGCTGGGCTGCAGGAGAGGGgcaggctgggcccagggcctCCATGTAGAAAAAGAGCAGTGTGGCTGGGGCCTCGTGCTGGTGTGCTGCCTCTGGGAggcccccttttacagatga